One Thermodesulfobacteriota bacterium genomic window carries:
- the nuoL gene encoding NADH-quinone oxidoreductase subunit L: protein MLDYVWLVPLFPIIGAIINGIFGTKLSKKTVGVVACGVIGLSFLVSVLVFFSLLQLPPESRSFEKIIYTWIPAGDLKTTVGFLVDPLSMIMMLTVSGVSFLIHIYSVGYMHDDEGYKRYFTYLNIFVFSMLVLVSANNFLMMFVGWEGVGLCSYLLIGFWYQRKEPSDAGKKAFVVNRIGDYGFLLAMMLIFVTFGTLDFQKVFNIAHYNFQAGSMVITAITLLLFVGATGKSAQIPLYTWLPDAMEGPTPVSALIHAATMVTAGVYMVVRCNVLFTLAPISLTVVAIIGVATAVFTASIALAANDIKRVLAYSTISQLGYMFLACGVGAFSAGIFHLMTHAFFKALLFLGAGSVMHAMAGELDMRKMGALKSHMPKTYWTFLIATLAIAGIFPFAGFFSKDEILWNAFQKNTVLWVLGAGAALMTAFYMFRAVFMTFHGESRVDEHVAKHLHESPSVMTNPLVVLAILSAIGGFVGIPIIKGANVFHDFLAPVTGEHLAGSAKITLTNLAYASNTAATSGETVHHSVGLEVSMMIVSLAIALGGLCLAYYMYIKNPSLPKRLAEKYKLLYHLICNKYFVDEIYDFLFVNPIKRGSEVLWQFFDAKVVDGMVNGSGRFVQWGSSVLKRIQTGYVQNYALSILVGIGAIITYFLFR, encoded by the coding sequence ATGTTGGATTATGTGTGGTTGGTTCCCCTGTTTCCTATAATTGGCGCCATTATCAACGGAATTTTTGGGACTAAACTGAGCAAGAAGACCGTAGGTGTGGTAGCCTGTGGAGTTATAGGATTGTCATTCCTTGTGTCAGTTTTAGTATTTTTCAGCCTGTTACAGCTTCCTCCAGAGAGCAGGTCATTTGAAAAGATTATCTATACATGGATACCTGCCGGAGACCTGAAGACCACTGTTGGTTTTCTGGTGGACCCTCTTTCCATGATAATGATGCTGACGGTCTCAGGGGTCTCTTTCCTGATTCATATTTACTCTGTTGGGTATATGCATGACGATGAGGGATACAAACGTTATTTTACTTACCTGAATATCTTTGTATTCTCTATGCTGGTATTGGTTTCTGCCAATAACTTTCTGATGATGTTTGTAGGCTGGGAAGGTGTTGGGTTGTGTTCATACCTTCTCATAGGGTTCTGGTATCAAAGAAAGGAGCCCTCGGATGCGGGTAAGAAGGCATTTGTGGTTAACAGGATAGGGGATTATGGTTTCCTTCTGGCTATGATGTTAATCTTTGTCACATTTGGGACATTAGACTTCCAAAAGGTATTTAATATTGCCCACTATAACTTTCAGGCTGGCAGCATGGTAATAACGGCAATAACCCTTCTACTTTTTGTTGGGGCTACAGGGAAATCAGCCCAGATACCCCTTTACACCTGGTTGCCCGATGCCATGGAAGGTCCTACCCCTGTAAGCGCTTTGATTCATGCCGCTACGATGGTTACCGCAGGAGTATATATGGTTGTCCGCTGTAATGTTTTGTTCACTCTCGCCCCTATTTCCCTTACGGTTGTAGCCATTATCGGGGTTGCTACAGCTGTATTTACAGCATCCATAGCCCTGGCTGCAAACGATATAAAGAGGGTTTTGGCATATTCTACCATCAGTCAATTGGGATACATGTTTCTGGCTTGTGGTGTGGGGGCATTCAGTGCCGGTATCTTCCATCTCATGACCCATGCGTTCTTCAAGGCATTACTCTTTCTGGGTGCCGGAAGTGTTATGCATGCCATGGCAGGGGAACTTGACATGAGAAAGATGGGGGCTTTAAAATCCCATATGCCCAAAACGTACTGGACATTTCTAATAGCTACCCTGGCAATAGCAGGTATATTCCCCTTCGCCGGGTTTTTCAGCAAGGATGAAATACTATGGAATGCCTTTCAGAAGAATACGGTTCTCTGGGTATTAGGTGCCGGTGCTGCGTTAATGACGGCTTTTTATATGTTCAGGGCTGTGTTTATGACCTTTCATGGAGAGTCCAGGGTAGATGAACATGTGGCAAAACACCTTCACGAATCTCCATCTGTTATGACCAACCCCCTTGTTGTCCTGGCTATCCTGTCCGCGATCGGTGGTTTTGTGGGTATCCCCATAATAAAAGGGGCAAATGTCTTCCATGATTTCCTGGCGCCGGTTACAGGAGAACATCTGGCAGGCTCAGCAAAGATTACACTGACCAATCTGGCTTATGCCTCGAACACTGCCGCTACTTCCGGAGAAACAGTCCACCATTCTGTCGGTCTTGAGGTATCGATGATGATAGTTTCTCTGGCTATAGCGCTGGGCGGGTTATGCCTGGCATATTACATGTATATAAAAAACCCATCTCTTCCTAAGAGATTAGCAGAGAAATATAAACTCCTTTATCATCTCATCTGTAACAAATATTTTGTTGATGAAATATATGATTTTCTGTTCGTTAACCCTATCAAGAGGGGTTCCGAAGTCCTCTGGCAATTCTTTGATGCTAAGGTAGTCGATGGTATGGTTAACGGCTCAGGTCGTTTTGTCCAGTGGGGCAGTTCTGTTTTGAAAAGGATTCAGACAGGCTATGTTCAAAACTATGCCCTCTCTATACTGGTTGGCATAGGAGCCATTATTACTTATTTCCTTTTCAGGTAA
- a CDS encoding NADH-quinone oxidoreductase subunit M: MNQSEFPVLTLITFLPALGAVFILLTNKAEITQIRWTAFITTFMNFLFSLPVFFYFNAGSAEMQFVEEVAWIKEYGISYFVGIDGISLLLILLTTFFAPICVVACWKDIKDKVKEFMICLLLLETGMIGVFVSLDLFLFYVFWEVMLIPMYLLIGIWGAPARRIYAAIKFFLFTMFGSLLMLVAILVLYFINHSVTGEYTFNLLKLYELSIPFHVQTWLFLAFFLAFAIKVPMFPFHTWLPDAHTEAPTVGSVLLAAVLLKMGTYGFLRFSMPLFPVASHNFIPLVSILAIIGIIYGALVSMVQKDLKRLVAFSSVSHLGFVMLGLFALNIQSVQGGLIQMINHGLSTGALFLIVGMIYERRHTRMIADFGGLSRVMPVFATFFMIVTLSSIGLPGLNGFVGEFLILLGTFKSNVVYAVFAATGVIFAAVYMLWMFQRVMFGEVTREENRNLKDLSVREIGVLVPILIFIFWIGLYPKTFLGKTEASVQHFLKEFNKKYEASIQKKDNIHAVNKSEELIVKK; the protein is encoded by the coding sequence ATGAATCAGTCAGAGTTTCCTGTATTGACCCTGATTACATTTCTCCCCGCTCTTGGTGCAGTTTTCATCTTGCTCACGAATAAGGCGGAAATAACTCAGATAAGGTGGACGGCATTTATTACTACCTTCATGAACTTCCTGTTTTCTCTACCGGTATTTTTTTACTTCAATGCAGGTTCTGCCGAGATGCAGTTTGTTGAGGAGGTTGCCTGGATAAAGGAATACGGGATAAGTTATTTTGTGGGTATCGATGGAATAAGCCTGCTCCTCATCCTCCTTACAACCTTTTTTGCACCCATCTGTGTGGTGGCTTGCTGGAAGGACATAAAAGACAAAGTCAAGGAATTTATGATATGTCTTCTGTTGTTGGAAACGGGTATGATCGGCGTTTTTGTGTCCCTTGATCTGTTTTTGTTCTATGTCTTCTGGGAGGTCATGCTCATCCCCATGTACCTTTTAATAGGAATATGGGGTGCCCCTGCCCGGAGAATCTATGCTGCCATAAAGTTCTTTTTATTTACAATGTTTGGTAGCCTGTTAATGTTAGTGGCTATTCTGGTACTGTATTTTATTAATCATAGCGTAACAGGAGAATACACCTTCAACCTCTTAAAACTATATGAACTCTCTATACCTTTCCATGTCCAGACCTGGCTATTTCTTGCCTTCTTTCTGGCATTTGCCATTAAGGTTCCAATGTTTCCCTTCCATACATGGCTTCCCGATGCCCACACCGAGGCACCAACCGTGGGCAGCGTACTTCTGGCAGCGGTGCTTTTGAAGATGGGAACCTATGGATTCCTCAGGTTCAGTATGCCTTTATTCCCTGTAGCGTCCCACAACTTTATCCCGTTGGTATCTATACTTGCTATAATCGGGATTATCTATGGGGCTTTGGTTTCCATGGTGCAGAAGGACCTGAAGAGGCTGGTAGCATTTTCCAGTGTGAGTCATTTGGGCTTTGTTATGCTGGGGCTATTTGCCCTTAATATACAGAGTGTGCAGGGTGGATTAATTCAGATGATAAACCATGGTCTCAGCACAGGGGCACTCTTTTTGATTGTGGGTATGATATATGAGAGGAGGCATACCAGGATGATAGCAGACTTTGGAGGACTGTCCAGGGTGATGCCTGTGTTTGCCACCTTCTTTATGATTGTTACCCTTTCATCTATCGGGCTTCCTGGATTGAACGGTTTTGTGGGAGAATTCCTGATTCTTTTGGGTACATTTAAGTCCAATGTCGTCTATGCAGTATTTGCCGCTACCGGGGTTATCTTTGCAGCGGTTTATATGCTCTGGATGTTTCAAAGGGTTATGTTCGGAGAAGTTACCAGGGAGGAGAACAGAAACCTCAAAGACCTTTCCGTCAGAGAAATCGGTGTCCTGGTCCCTATCCTGATCTTTATATTCTGGATTGGGCTTTATCCAAAGACATTTTTAGGTAAAACCGAGGCTTCTGTACAGCATTTTTTGAAAGAGTTTAACAAGAAGTATGAGGCTAGTATCCAGAAAAAAGATAACATCCATGCTGTAAATAAGAGTGAAGAGTTGATTGTAAAGAAGTAA
- a CDS encoding NADH-quinone oxidoreductase subunit N produces the protein MDLAIPKIDVASLGPELILSIAAMLVLLVSVFLPKGRKDPAAYLSLLGIFFAFVSEVFLWGNPRYAFNNMILVDNFSLFFNSIFLIAAGLSILMSVNYLKEEEMDHGEFYALILFATVGMMFMAIGSNLITIFLGLETMSISIYVLAGFFRKSNKSNESALKYLLLGAFSSAFLLYGIAMMYGATGTTDLKGISEYLSKAAYLKDPMLLSGMGLLIVGFGFKIASVPFHMWTPDVYEGAPTSITAFMSVGVKAAAFAAFVRVFLYSLWDLQPDWNYVLWILAVLTMTLGNVVAIAQSNIKRMLAYSSIAHAGYIMVGMVASNELGTSSILFYMLAYAFMNLGAFAVIILYGRKGEENLDINDYSGMGFKYPALALLMSVFMFSLAGIPPTAGFVGKFYIFSAAIKSGYIWLAIIGVMNSLVSVYYYLRITVMMYMKEPVKEFAGLKWSPSITIALIIAVIGTLLIGIFPSPYLDMAKQSIQLFM, from the coding sequence ATGGATTTAGCTATTCCTAAAATAGATGTGGCAAGTTTGGGGCCAGAGCTTATACTGAGTATTGCTGCTATGCTTGTTTTGCTGGTCAGTGTATTTTTACCGAAAGGGAGGAAAGACCCTGCTGCCTACCTGAGCTTATTGGGGATTTTCTTTGCTTTCGTAAGCGAAGTATTCCTGTGGGGAAACCCGAGATATGCCTTTAACAATATGATATTGGTGGACAACTTTTCCCTCTTTTTTAACTCGATCTTTCTTATCGCAGCAGGTCTCTCTATATTAATGTCTGTAAATTATCTTAAAGAAGAAGAGATGGACCACGGAGAATTCTATGCACTTATACTTTTTGCGACAGTAGGTATGATGTTTATGGCGATAGGGTCCAACCTGATAACGATTTTCTTAGGTCTGGAGACTATGTCCATATCGATATATGTTCTTGCAGGTTTCTTTCGAAAGAGTAACAAATCAAACGAGTCCGCGTTGAAGTACCTGTTGCTTGGTGCCTTTTCTTCTGCCTTTTTATTGTATGGTATAGCAATGATGTATGGTGCCACAGGCACAACGGATCTCAAGGGTATATCAGAGTACCTTTCCAAAGCCGCTTACCTGAAAGATCCGATGCTCCTGTCTGGAATGGGGCTTTTGATTGTTGGATTTGGTTTCAAGATAGCCTCTGTCCCGTTTCATATGTGGACCCCGGATGTCTATGAAGGTGCCCCCACTTCTATTACAGCCTTTATGTCTGTTGGGGTTAAGGCAGCGGCGTTTGCAGCTTTTGTAAGGGTGTTCCTCTATTCTCTATGGGATCTTCAGCCTGATTGGAACTATGTCTTGTGGATATTGGCCGTCCTTACAATGACTTTGGGAAACGTAGTTGCCATTGCTCAGAGCAACATAAAACGAATGCTGGCATATTCCAGTATTGCCCATGCAGGATATATAATGGTTGGAATGGTGGCTTCAAATGAATTGGGAACATCCAGCATACTGTTCTATATGTTAGCGTATGCCTTTATGAATCTGGGGGCATTTGCTGTTATCATCCTTTATGGCCGTAAAGGTGAGGAAAACCTGGATATCAACGATTACTCAGGCATGGGTTTTAAATACCCGGCGCTTGCCTTGTTGATGTCTGTCTTTATGTTCTCTTTAGCCGGCATTCCTCCGACAGCAGGGTTTGTCGGGAAGTTCTACATTTTCAGTGCAGCAATAAAGTCAGGATATATCTGGCTCGCCATCATCGGCGTTATGAACAGCCTGGTTTCAGTTTATTACTATCTGAGGATTACCGTGATGATGTATATGAAGGAGCCGGTGAAAGAGTTTGCAGGTCTCAAGTGGTCGCCATCTATAACTATTGCCCTGATTATTGCAGTAATCGGAACCCTGCTGATAGGGATATTCCCGTCTCCATACCTGGATATGGCAAAACAGTCCATTCAGCTT